TCACCTGAAAAAGACACCTGCGGATTACGATTAAGCAGCATTTGAGTGAACAAACTTAGCGTCTTTCCTACAGAATCCCCAATTTTCAACCAAATCTCCCCTTCGGCATTGGCCGCAATCACTGGCTTATCTTTTAATGCCGCCAACGTATAGGACTGACCGGCAATCGTAGCTTGCACACCAATCTTGCTCATGGCCAGCGGAAAGGTGTTGGGATTTTTCACCCTGATTTTCAAGCCAACATTTTTTTCCTGATGCATTAATTTAAACCCGCCAAAAGTCACACTCGGCAGCCGGGGTATTGGCAGGACCACCTTAAAAGAAAACGGCACCGCCGGAAAAGAAAACTGACCTCCCAAATGAAGCCGGCCGTTAAACTCCAAATGCATTTTTTCCGCTTTTTGCACCTGCACAACCAATGCGGTTAAATCAGAAAAATTAATTTGAAAAGGAACCTCAACCACCTGCGCAGCACTTCCCCCGACCGCTTCGATTGTTTCCACGGCACCCGAAGTAAAGTGCCTGCCATTCACCCCCACTGTAAATTCAAGTTTTTTCAAAGGAATACGAATCGGGACACGGTTGGTCACACTGATTTTTGCACGAAACCCAATATTTTGTGGTGTTATAAAAACCGGTTTTACAGACAGCACACGCACCTGAGGTGGTTCAATCAAGGATTGCAAATGTGCACACCCCGAAACAACCATCACCAGCGCCAATCCCATCCACATCATCTTTTTCATCAAAGTCTCCTTTTACCCGGCAATAATCTTTTATATCAAATATCATGTCCGCACGCAAGCCGGGATCATGGCGCACCCAAAATTATTTTTGTCTTCCCGGATGATGCGTATCTTTGTATACT
The genomic region above belongs to bacterium and contains:
- a CDS encoding LEA type 2 family protein, with the translated sequence MKKMMWMGLALVMVVSGCAHLQSLIEPPQVRVLSVKPVFITPQNIGFRAKISVTNRVPIRIPLKKLEFTVGVNGRHFTSGAVETIEAVGGSAAQVVEVPFQINFSDLTALVVQVQKAEKMHLEFNGRLHLGGQFSFPAVPFSFKVVLPIPRLPSVTFGGFKLMHQEKNVGLKIRVKNPNTFPLAMSKIGVQATIAGQSYTLAALKDKPVIAANAEGEIWLKIGDSVGKTLSLFTQMLLNRNPQVSFSGELESETPFGKLAIPIGISSR